From Thiomicrospira sp. XS5, one genomic window encodes:
- the nuoL gene encoding NADH-quinone oxidoreductase subunit L, protein MLLKFLLTIILLSPLFGAVAAGLFGRQIGRRGAHTVTIFGVAVSTILSAYIFWLFIFEGHATYNVSLYTWLVSDGIKFEIGYMIDRLSATMMLVVTFVSLMVHIYTIGYMDHDEDYDHNNPYYQRFFSYISLFTFSMLSLVMANNFLQLFFGWEAVGLVSYLLIGFYMKRESAIQANLKAFLVNRVGDFGFILGIAVVVMYFNTLDYEEFFAGLEANKHVQMSFFPGVEWSMITVLCLLLFVGAMGKSAQMPLHVWLPESMEGPTPISALIHAATMVTAGIFMVARLSPAYELSEVALSVILIIGATTAFMMGVLGIVQNDIKRVVAYSTLSQLGYMVAALGASAYAAGMFHVLTHAFFKALLFLAAGSVIIAMHHIQDIRQMGGLRKHMPITYWALLIGSLALIGFPGFSGFFSKDSILMATDQTEIFGAGYAQVLLLISVFVTAFYSFRMFFVVFHGEESEYVKTHKITESPKVVTIPLIMLAIPAAVMGIPLVGGIFSGAYFGDAITVLPQHDVLGKIYAEQYHGVIDMILHSLTTAPVILALSGVFLAWLFYLKKPEWPVKIRQACPRGAYVLDNAYGFDRLNEIVFVNGARKLGDFFWKGIDVKVIDTGIVTNTFTSIANAAGALRLSQTGYLYHYAFVMIFGLLAMLVWVLW, encoded by the coding sequence ATGCTATTAAAATTTCTATTAACGATTATCCTTTTGTCGCCATTGTTTGGTGCGGTGGCGGCCGGTTTGTTCGGGCGCCAGATTGGGCGACGTGGTGCCCACACGGTGACGATTTTCGGTGTGGCGGTATCCACCATCCTGTCGGCTTACATTTTCTGGCTGTTCATCTTTGAAGGCCATGCAACGTACAATGTCTCGCTCTACACCTGGTTGGTGTCGGACGGCATTAAATTCGAAATCGGTTACATGATCGATCGTTTGTCCGCCACGATGATGCTGGTGGTCACGTTCGTTTCCTTGATGGTTCACATCTATACCATCGGTTATATGGATCATGACGAAGACTACGATCATAACAATCCGTATTATCAGCGTTTCTTCAGCTATATTTCTTTGTTCACCTTCTCGATGCTGTCCTTGGTGATGGCGAACAACTTCCTGCAGTTGTTCTTCGGTTGGGAAGCCGTGGGCTTGGTGTCTTACCTGTTGATCGGTTTCTACATGAAACGCGAATCGGCGATTCAGGCCAATTTGAAAGCCTTCCTGGTGAACCGTGTCGGTGACTTCGGTTTCATTCTTGGGATTGCGGTTGTGGTCATGTATTTCAATACCTTGGACTACGAAGAGTTCTTTGCTGGGTTGGAAGCGAACAAGCATGTTCAAATGAGTTTCTTCCCTGGCGTGGAATGGTCGATGATCACCGTTCTGTGTTTGCTGTTGTTCGTGGGGGCCATGGGTAAATCGGCGCAAATGCCATTGCACGTTTGGCTGCCGGAATCGATGGAAGGTCCGACACCGATTTCCGCTTTGATTCACGCCGCAACCATGGTAACGGCCGGTATCTTCATGGTGGCACGTTTGTCGCCGGCTTATGAGTTGTCCGAAGTGGCCTTGAGCGTGATTTTGATTATCGGGGCGACCACCGCCTTTATGATGGGGGTTCTGGGGATTGTTCAGAACGACATCAAGCGCGTGGTGGCTTACTCGACCTTGTCCCAATTGGGTTACATGGTCGCGGCATTGGGTGCGTCCGCTTACGCGGCGGGCATGTTCCATGTTTTGACGCACGCCTTCTTTAAAGCCCTGTTGTTCTTGGCGGCCGGGTCAGTCATCATCGCGATGCACCATATCCAGGATATTCGTCAAATGGGCGGCTTGCGTAAGCACATGCCAATCACTTATTGGGCGTTGTTGATCGGTTCCTTGGCGTTGATTGGTTTCCCAGGTTTCTCCGGGTTCTTCTCGAAAGACAGTATCTTGATGGCAACCGACCAGACCGAAATCTTCGGTGCGGGCTATGCCCAGGTCTTGTTGTTGATCAGTGTTTTTGTCACGGCCTTCTACAGCTTCCGTATGTTCTTTGTCGTTTTCCATGGCGAAGAGTCGGAGTATGTAAAGACCCACAAAATCACCGAATCGCCTAAGGTGGTGACGATTCCATTGATTATGTTGGCGATTCCAGCGGCCGTGATGGGGATTCCGCTGGTAGGTGGTATTTTCTCCGGCGCTTACTTCGGTGATGCGATTACGGTTCTGCCACAACATGACGTGCTGGGCAAAATTTATGCTGAGCAATACCACGGCGTGATTGATATGATTCTGCACTCCTTGACGACGGCGCCGGTGATTCTGGCCTTGTCCGGTGTGTTCCTAGCCTGGTTGTTCTATCTGAAGAAGCCGGAATGGCCTGTCAAAATCCGCCAGGCCTGCCCGCGTGGCGCCTATGTATTGGATAACGCTTACGGCTTTGACCGTTTGAACGAGATTGTATTCGTGAACGGTGCGCGCAAGCTGGGTGACTTCTTCTGGAAGGGCATCGATGTCAAAGTGATCGATACCGGGATTGTGACCAATACCTTCACGTCCATCGCGAATGCGGCTGGAGCGTTGAGATTGAGCCAAACCGGTTATCTATACCACTATGCGTTCGTGATGATTTTCGGCCTGCTGGCGATGCTGGTTTGGGTACTTTGGTAA
- the nuoK gene encoding NADH-quinone oxidoreductase subunit NuoK, whose translation MIALSDYLIFGAILFMISMAGIFLNRKNVIVLLMSIELLLLAVNTNLVAFSHFLNDVTGQIFVFFILTVAAAEAAIGLAIIVLVFRNRKSINVDDLGSMKG comes from the coding sequence ATGATAGCTTTATCGGATTACTTAATTTTCGGTGCGATTCTTTTCATGATCAGCATGGCGGGGATTTTCCTGAACCGTAAAAACGTCATCGTATTATTGATGTCGATTGAGTTATTGTTGCTCGCCGTCAACACCAACTTGGTGGCGTTCTCGCACTTCTTGAATGATGTTACCGGACAAATTTTTGTCTTTTTCATCCTAACGGTTGCGGCCGCTGAAGCGGCGATTGGTTTGGCCATTATCGTATTGGTCTTCCGTAATCGAAAAAGTATCAATGTTGATGATTTAGGTTCAATGAAAGGGTAA